One Leclercia pneumoniae genomic region harbors:
- a CDS encoding DUF3131 domain-containing protein, which yields MLKTLARTLAVSAVVLVVLLALFSREGAGWRWLTKGGWHTTARIDALTPQEREWARIAWRYFENNTQPQTGLVNGSDKQPRATLWQMGDTLIALLAARDLGLVNEPEFDARLTRLLGTLNRLTLTDTRTPGRLYSTQTASPIDFSGKPAKSGWSAKDMARLMLALRLTAERAPQYREYLDKIILRWNFCPVIDDEGELRSASMQNGQPMIRDELRLGESEYAASAFRLWGFAPDKALNPPSQHVILFQRRLAVDARDPRTTWQPSLLTTLPAMLPGLEFGWQLPGVSSDLQKTLRTRAEGIWLSQKTRWEQDKVLTARADFYLTQAPWHVEDTVWGNGYAWNTLGDDGKYYPRLAQVSTKAVFVLWALWDNDYTDSLMAVTRHLNRPQQGWFEGRVEATGDINPTLTLSTNAMVLEALLYKNNAGPLLENGLVDNAGYFSRRTSDTFNPPGLCLPGERAARATQ from the coding sequence ATGCTTAAAACCCTAGCCCGCACGCTGGCGGTCTCTGCTGTGGTATTGGTCGTCCTGCTGGCGCTGTTCAGCCGGGAGGGCGCCGGGTGGCGCTGGTTAACCAAAGGGGGCTGGCACACCACCGCGCGTATCGATGCCCTCACCCCCCAGGAGCGGGAGTGGGCGCGTATTGCGTGGCGCTATTTTGAAAATAATACCCAGCCGCAAACCGGGTTAGTCAACGGTAGCGACAAACAGCCGCGCGCAACCTTGTGGCAGATGGGCGATACGCTTATCGCCCTGCTGGCCGCCCGGGATCTGGGGCTGGTTAACGAGCCTGAGTTTGATGCCCGGCTGACCCGCCTGCTGGGCACGCTCAATCGCCTGACGCTAACCGACACCCGCACGCCAGGCAGACTTTATTCCACGCAGACGGCGTCCCCCATTGATTTCAGCGGTAAGCCAGCGAAGAGCGGCTGGTCGGCAAAGGATATGGCGCGACTCATGCTGGCCCTGCGGCTCACCGCTGAGCGCGCTCCTCAGTATCGCGAGTATCTGGATAAGATCATTCTGCGCTGGAACTTCTGCCCGGTCATCGACGATGAGGGAGAGTTGCGCTCTGCTTCAATGCAGAACGGGCAGCCGATGATTCGCGACGAACTCCGTCTCGGTGAGAGCGAATATGCCGCCAGCGCGTTTCGCCTGTGGGGGTTTGCTCCCGACAAGGCGCTAAACCCGCCGTCGCAGCATGTCATTCTCTTTCAGCGTCGGCTCGCCGTTGATGCCCGCGACCCGCGCACCACCTGGCAACCCTCGCTGCTGACCACCCTTCCCGCCATGCTACCGGGGCTGGAGTTCGGCTGGCAGTTGCCCGGCGTCTCCTCCGATCTGCAAAAAACGCTGCGTACCCGGGCCGAAGGGATATGGCTCAGCCAGAAAACGCGCTGGGAGCAAGATAAAGTCCTTACCGCGCGCGCCGACTTTTATCTCACTCAGGCTCCCTGGCACGTTGAGGATACCGTCTGGGGGAATGGCTATGCCTGGAACACGCTGGGAGACGATGGAAAATATTATCCCCGGCTGGCACAGGTGTCGACCAAAGCGGTTTTTGTGCTCTGGGCGCTGTGGGATAACGACTACACCGACAGCCTGATGGCAGTGACTCGCCATCTCAATCGCCCGCAGCAGGGGTGGTTCGAAGGTCGCGTCGAGGCAACCGGGGACATTAACCCCACCCTCACCCTCTCAACCAACGCCATGGTGCTGGAAGCCCTGCTGTACAAAAACAACGCCGGGCCGCTGTTAGAAAACGGTCTGGTGGATAACGCGGGCTATTTCTCTCGCCGCACGTCAGATACTTTCAACCCGCCCGGCCTCTGTCTTCCGGGTGAACGGGCCGCGAGGGCCACGCAATGA
- a CDS encoding globin, translated as MKFYRDLFEASLNRVIAGHDRKRFFEAFWDTFIHMSPETERHFARRPKQEGQQMIYKSFFAMLAVDGVLFVPDFLERLAREQSDEGLRLPPRFFALWREAMLSTVRTRDPLCDEEILTAWAMAIAPGLEYLRRQAELHYQAGDD; from the coding sequence ATGAAATTCTACCGCGACCTCTTTGAGGCAAGCCTAAACCGCGTCATTGCCGGGCACGACAGAAAACGCTTTTTCGAGGCCTTCTGGGACACCTTCATTCATATGTCCCCTGAAACGGAGCGGCACTTCGCCCGTCGCCCGAAACAGGAGGGCCAGCAGATGATCTACAAAAGCTTCTTCGCCATGCTCGCGGTCGACGGCGTGCTGTTTGTACCCGATTTTCTCGAACGGCTTGCCCGGGAGCAGAGCGATGAAGGGCTGCGCCTGCCTCCGCGCTTTTTTGCCCTGTGGCGAGAAGCGATGCTCAGCACCGTACGCACCCGCGACCCGCTCTGCGATGAGGAGATCCTCACGGCCTGGGCGATGGCGATAGCGCCCGGTCTGGAATATCTGCGCCGCCAGGCGGAGCTTCACTATCAGGCGGGAGACGACTAA